The proteins below come from a single Alnus glutinosa chromosome 9, dhAlnGlut1.1, whole genome shotgun sequence genomic window:
- the LOC133877496 gene encoding protein NRT1/ PTR FAMILY 8.2-like has product MAEDDMYTKDGTVDYRGNHADKSKTGTWKACPYILGNECCERLAYYGMSSNLVLYFKKRLHQQSATASKNVAIWSGTCYITPLIGAILADAYLGRYWTIFCFSIVYVIGMTLLTLSATVSGLKPTCYGEDNCHATDTQAAVCFLALYLIALGTGGIKPCVSSYGADQFDDTDEVEKKHKASFFNWFYFSINIGALIAGSLLVWIQDNVGWGWGFGIPAVAMAIAVLSFFSGTRLYRNQKPGGSPLTRICQVILASLRKWQAEVLANKSILYETADAESADAECAIKGSRKIDHTKDFSFFDKAAVLVQTDHVKGSVDPWRLCTVTQVEELKAIIRLLPICATGIIFCTVSSQMGTLFVLQGAIMDVRVGSSSFEIPPASLSIFDTLSVLFWVPIYDRIIVPLARKFTGHKNGLTQLQRMGIGLFISIFPMLSAGVLELVRLRMVRRHNYYELEHMPMSIFWQVPQYFFIGCAEVFIFIGQIEFFYEQAPDAMRSLCSALQLTTVALGNYLSSLLVTIVTTVSTRHGKLGWIPDNLNYGHIDYFFWLLAVLSVLNLGAFLFIAKWYTYKRPLGTLR; this is encoded by the exons ATGGCTGAAGATGATATGTACACAAAAGATGGGACGGTAGATTACCGTGGGAATCATGCTGATAAAAGTAAAACTGGAACCTGGAAGGCCTGCCCTTATATTCTAG GAAATGAATGTTGTGAAAGATTGGCATACTATGGGATGAGCTCCAACTTGGTGCTTTACTTTAAGAAGCGACTCCATCAGCAAAGTGCCACTGCGAGTAAAAATGTAGCAATTTGGAGTGGAACATGCTACATCACCCCATTGATTGGAGCAATTTTGGCTGATGCCTATCTTGGAAGATATTGGACTATTTTCTGTTTCTCCATCGTCTATGTTATT GGGATGACACTTTTGACTCTGTCAGCAACAGTCTCTGGCCTAAAGCCAACATGTTATGGAGAAGATAATTGCCATGCAACAGATACACAAGCTGCAGTGTGCTTTCTAGCACTTTACCTGATTGCATTGGGAACTGGTGGGATTAAGCCTTGTGTCTCATCATATGGAGCAGATCAATTTGATGATACTGATGAGGTTGAGAAGAAACACAAAGCTTCTTTCTTCAATTGGTTCTATTTCTCGATCAATATCGGTGCTCTTATTGCTGGTTCTTTGCTGGTTTGGATACAAGACAATGTGGGTTGGGGATGGGGCTTTGGCATCCCTGCAGTGGCCATGGCAATTGCTGTATTGAGTTTCTTTTCAGGTACTCGGTTGTATCGGAACCAGAAACCTGGAGGCAGCCCTCTGACACGCATCTGTCAGGTGATCTTGGCATCCTTGAGAAAATGGCAGGCTGAAGTACTAGCTAACAAGTCCATTTTGTATGAGACTGCGGATGCAGAATCTGCAGATGCAGAATGTGCTATCAAAGGAAGCCGCAAGATTGATCATACAAAAGATTTCAG TTTCTTTGACAAAGCGGCAGTGTTGGTGCAAACAGATCACGTTAAGGGCTCAGTAGACCCTTGGAGACTTTGCACAGTTACCCAAGTTGAGGAGCTGAAAGCTATTATACGATTGCTTCCTATATGTGCCACAGGTATCATCTTTTGCACTGTCTCCAGTCAGATGGGCACCTTATTTGTGTTGCAAGGCGCCATCATGGATGTTCGCGTTGGTTCATCTTCCTTCGAGATCCCACCTGCATCTCTGTCAATCTTTGACACCCTTAGTGTCCTTTTTTGGGTCCCAATCTATGATCGAATCATTGTCCCATTAGCTAGAAAATTTACAGGTCATAAAAATGGCCTAACTCAACTCCAGAGGATGGGCATTGGCCTCTTCATATCCATTTTTCCCATGCTATCTGCAGGAGTTTTGGAACTTGTAAGACTTAGAATGGTTAGAAGGCACAACTACTATGAACTTGAGCACATGCCCATGTCCATATTTTGGCAAGTTCCTCAGTATTTCTTCATAGGGTGCGCTGAAGTTTTCATATTCATTGGGCAGATAGAGTTTTTTTATGAGCAAGCACCTGATGCCATGAGGAGTCTGTGCTCTGCTCTCCAACTCACCACCGTGGCACTGGGGAACTACTTGAGCTCTCTGCTTGTAACCATTGTTACCACAGTGAGTACAAGGCACGGGAAGCTTGGATGGATACCAGACAATCTGAATTATGGTCATATTGATTATTTCTTTTGGCTCTTGGCCGTTCTGAGTGTCCTGAACTTGGGAGCTTTTCTCTTCATTGCAAAATGGTACACATATAAAAGGCCTTTGGGGACTCTCAGATGA